DNA sequence from the Candidatus Brocadia sp. genome:
CCTGCATGTACCGTTAGTCCCTTCCCATTCATCTCCGTCTTGATTTTCGGTTGTTTTCTTTCCTCGTTTTGTGCTATATTCTTCATTGAAAAGGTGAACCTCCTTTTAGGTGTTTTTATTCTCAAAACACCTTGAAATCCCTTGGAGATTCTACCATTTCTGGCCTAATCCTGCAACAAGGCTTCGCCTTGTTTGCAGGATTTAGGTTATATTTAATTTATTCACTATTTCCGAGGGGTATGATGGTGGAAATACTCAAAGCGTTTATATAACTGCTATAACTAAAGAAATCAAGAAAATTATGTTTCTTAAATATTTCTCAGTAAATAGAACCTCTACCGAGCCCTTTTTTTAACCTCTCTTAATAGGGTCTTGAGGTTTTTAATCTTGCGGTTGAGGATGTTTTATATCAATCTGCCAACACCGATAGCCTGTAATGAGATGATTTTTCGAACCGGTAATTAAAAGTCATTTAAAGAACAAATAAATTTAAAAATACATTCAAAGAATTACTGTTTTCTCCGTCCTCTTATTTCACTTACAATATCATACGAAATCTGGTGTCTTCCGGAATTGTTCTGGAATTTGTCCAAATTCCCTACTGAGATGCTTCTGTTATGCCCTTGATTATACCTCTCATTTCTGTTACATTACCGTTAATTTTCAGGATTTGCCGTATAATATACATGCACATAGGAGTAGTAAGTGCGTTATTATTTCGACTGGGACCCTAATAAGGCAAAAATAAACTTAAGAAAGCATAGGATCGGCTTTGAGCAGGCATCTGCTATTTTTCTTGATCCAAGAATGATAACCGTCTTCGACAGTGAGCATAGCGAATATGAAGACCGATGGGCTACAATTGGAATTGACAGGAATGGTATTTTGTTGGTTGTAGTACATACTTTCCAGCAGTTGGATGCCGACTGTTGCAAAATTAGAATTATTTCTGCCCGCAAGGCAACCAGAAAAGAATCAAAACAATATCAGGAGGAAAATAAATGAAAAAGGAATACGATTTTTCCAAAGGTGAGCGAGGTAAGTTTTATCGTCAAGATGCAGAATTGTATTTACCTATTTACATCGAGCCTGACATGATGGAAGTGTTAAGAAAATTCTCAAAAAAAAAAGGCGTCGAGGTTACAACAATAGTAAATGAATGGATAAAAAAAGACATATCCATAGTAGAAACAATAACAAAATAACATATGACTAATCACTCCACAAGATGCGGTGATACTGCCGCAGTATCTGTGAGTTCAATCGTCGTATTGAATCATGATGAAAGTTTTATCCTACTCAAGAAGGCAATTAAAATGAATACTCTGAGAAACGACCTTATTGTTGCCTTCCAAGAGGGCAATTTTCTTCAAGTCGTTTATGAAAAATCATTAAGCGAACATGAAAGTGGTAATGATCTAGCAGATGAACTGGTAAGAATGCATAATGATGAGCTGCTTGATGTCGTTGCAGCTTTTAAAGCCTTGCGGAATAAGTCAGACGCTGCGTATGACTTTTTTATGACCTGCAGCATTCTCGAAAAAGCTCTTCTACACCTCAATTCTCCTGTGCGACCGGTTATGGACTGTGTTCTTCATTTAGTGAAGGAGGCAGGCCAAAAGATGGCTGCGGATACACCCTTCGGCCCTTTTATTGACTTTTGTGCAACTGCGCCATCTCGCCCAAAAGAGTCTCTAAATCAGATCGAAGCATCCATTG
Encoded proteins:
- a CDS encoding BrnT family toxin — its product is MRYYFDWDPNKAKINLRKHRIGFEQASAIFLDPRMITVFDSEHSEYEDRWATIGIDRNGILLVVVHTFQQLDADCCKIRIISARKATRKESKQYQEENK